GCATGATCAAAATCAGTGCCGTATCGGAACGAGATCGTTATATCAAAGCGCCTGCGCGAGTGTTTGAATCTCAACATGATGTCGAGAAAGCTTACCAAGCCGGAGAACTTAACCAAGATATTATTATTGTGGTTCGCCATAATGGGCCAGCAGCAAACGGTATGCCTGAATTACATAAGTTGATGCCCATTCTGGGCAATGTGATGAAAGCTGGCTTTAAAACTGCACTGGTGACCGATGGACGTTTATCCGGTGCTTCCGGTAAAGTTCCAGCGGCAATACACATGACACCTGAATCGGCTAAAGGGGGACCATTATCTCGTTTACAAGATGGTGACATTATCGTGCTTGATGCGCAGCAAGGAACGATCATGTGTGAGTCGAATTTAGAGGATCGTGAGAGCAACGTCACCGTCAATATCAATGAGCATCTTGGTGCCGGTCGAGAGTTATTTACTATCTTTAGACAACATGTCTCTAGTGCAGAAGCTGGAGCGAGCATCCTCTAATATCTATCAGATCGATTTTATCAGGTTGGAAAATCACACGCATTGCCCCAACCTGATATTGATACCTTTCAACAATCAGAGAATACAAAAATGAATTGGACTATTTCACCTGCAAGCGTATTTCAAAGCTCTCCTATTGTCCCTGTCATGGTTATAGATGACTTAGACGATGCACTGCCTATGGCGAAAGCTCTAGCAGATGGCGGTATTTCTATCTTTGAAATCACCTTACGAACCCCTGTCGCATTAGAAGCCATTAACCTCATTAGCACTGCAATGCCAGATGCACTTGTGGGTGCTGGCACTGTACTGAATTCAGAGCAATACGACGCAGCCGTAAATGCGGGCGCACAATTTACTATTTCTCCAGGATACAGTGAGTCGCTATTAAAACATGCCAAACAGCACAAAGTAGCACTTATTCCAGGAGTTGCTACACCAAGTGAAGTGATGACGGCTTTAGAGCATGGTTATGACCATTTGAAGTTTTTTCCTGCCGAAGCCAACGGTGGTGCACCTGCTCTTAAAGCGATTTGTGCCCCTCTCACTCAAGTAAAGTTCTGTCCAACTGGCGGCATCAACCCGAAAAATGTTCGTGATTATCGTGCAATATCAAACGTCATGACTGTAGGGGGATCGTGGATGCTACCTGCAGATAAGATCAAGGCAAAGGATTGGCAAGGCATCACTGAACTAGTAAAAGAAGCACTCGCAATATAGCGTAATAAACTAAATGCCCGAATACTAATCTGAGCGTTTGTCGAGAACTCTCTTTCAGAATGATTTGGGCATGATTTCATTCCAGCCTCAAAGTCCATCTTTGCCCTTTAGATCTTATCTAAATTGAAGAGCTTTAATCGCTTGTATAGACCGAAATTACTCTCTCACATTAAATCTCACCAGACTCAATTTTAGAATGTGCTTCTGTAGCAGTTTGCTTACCAAATAAGAGGTCTAGCATCATCAAGATGCGTTTTCGGTCATCGCCCCATTTATCAGTATTAATAGTGTCGGGCGCTTTAAACTCAACCTCCCCAACCTTTCGTTCATCTTTGTAAGCATTAATTCGGGAATCGGAAATATATGTGCTTAAATCCCAACTCCATCTAGAGACGTAGATCAGAGTCAACTCGGATGGATTCGGATGAGAGCCATCTGGCACCAGGGTGCACCTTTTAGCATTATCCAAACACCACTCTTGCATGGTATCTAGGAATATTGCCCTTGTTGCATCGTCTTTAACGATGGTTATTTCTTTTCTCTGTTCGTTTTCTTGGATTGGGTTAACTGTGTACTTCGGCGCTGAACATGCTGCTAAAAAGAGACTAGCGCTTAATACTACGGCTTTTTTAAACATTACTTTTCCTTGTTTTAATTTCCATTATTAGTTCACCTCAGTAAACTGTGATCCCAACCTGTTCTTTAACCTCTATGCTAACCGAGTCACCTTGAATCGACTATCGATGGCCAGTAGCGTTCAGTGAATATTAGGCGTTAGAAACAACAGGTCAATTTACACTCCCTTACTACCGTTATTTCTACATTATGATAAGCTCATCGACAAGCATCATACTAACAAGAAACTTAACACAGATGACAGATTCAACCTTTCATAAGCAATTATCTGATGTACTCACAAACGCTCTACTGCACCTATATCTGGAAGTAACGAAATCACAAAAGTTCTTCACAACACAAGCCCGAAACCAGATCATTATTAGGTATATCAAACCATTAGTTAAAGATCGCCGCTACGCTCTAGTAAAAAAAAGACTGAAAACCATCTCTTTAATGAAGCCTGCCGGTGAATCGATTGAAAAGAGACTTCTTCAGATCGTCGATAGCTATCAATCCGTTGTTAATCCTAATGATTCAGAAAAGCTATTTCGCGTTCTCACCCATATGGAAAAAGGTGGTATCTATAGCATGCTGACCGAAAGTGATGACATGGATGATCAAGATATCCTTATGGTATCGGAAGCTAAAATTGCAGAATCATTCGACGCGGATGGCCTTATGCTTAAGCCGTTAACGCTTTTTATAAAAACGGAACATCCAGATGTTATAGAGCGTGAATTAAGTGTCCTGGGTTTCTTTTCAATATCAGCATCAACGACCCCTGAGAAAACATCAATGTATGAGTTTACTTTGAGTCCACTCAATACTTAAAAACCCAACCTGTGCCCGTGCTCTTTCAGCCACGCTTTATGTTCACGATAATCGGGCATCACGCGCTCGACTTCTTTCCAAAAGCTTGGGGAATGGTCGTGATGGATGAGGTGGCATAGCTCGTGGATCACCACATAATCCACGATACGGTTTGGGGCCATCACAATAAGCCAGTTGAATTCTAAATCGCCATAAGGCGTGCAACTGCCCCAACGGCTTTTAAACTCCTTAATGCGGATCACGCCGGTTTCGACACCCACGACACTACGGTAGCGTTCCACCTTCTCACGGATTTTCTTTTGCGCTTGGCGTAAGTACCAATTTTCTAATGACTTACGCACATAATGACGTTGGGTTTCAGGTTCAGGCACTGTCACTGTCATGCGGCCATTCAACAGTTTTGCCCCTCTCAACTCCCCTTGTAGCACCTTTAAACGATAGTTACGCCCAAGATAAGGAAAGGCTTCACCGGATACATAATGCTTTTCACTGGCCGGTTGGCTGACTTGATAAATCGCGAGTTTTTCGATTATCCATTGATGCTTGGCTTCCACCAGCGATTGAATCCGTTCACGGGCTAAAGATTTTGGCACGACAATGCTCACTACGCCGTCTTCAACTTTCATCGAAGCCGTTTTACGGCGTGACGTTCTTACGATATGAACTTGATAACCTTGCCCTTCAATCAAATCTGCTTGTTCGGCATAGGCTGCTTTGTCGTTAATTAAAGGCTTATTCATGTCAGCTTAATCAATCCTTAAATTAACCAAATTTGGTTTTTGCCAGTTCCATAAAGCGCTCTTGCAAAATATTCACCAAGTCTTTGTCACCGAATGGCTGATCTAACACGATACGCTTAATTATCTTTTTCATGCGTTTGATTTCATCTTGTTTATTAAAGAAATCAACGATCTGAGTGGCTTCTTCTAAGGTTTTCACTAACTCTTGAGTCGTGTCTTTGATTGACTCGTGAATACTGGCATCCACCACATCACCATCACTGACATTCGTCACTTCCGTCATTAAGATGCCATAGAAAGCAAACTCAACTTCACTTAGCCCTAAATCCTGCGCTGCTTGTTGATGGCCTTGTTCAATATCGCCAGTAAACTCAAGCAACAATTCTAATTGCTCACTCCAACGTCCAGCGGTTTTTTCGATAATGTCACGCAATCGCAAGCTTAACGAACGGTAATATTCCGGGTCTTCGTCCAGGTTGATATTAATGTGATGCTTAATCGCACTTTCAATTTCAGAAGCTTTCGATTCATCGGATTTAGTGGCTTGAATACTGTCTTTAAAATCCACCGCCAATAAATCAATCGGCGGAATTTTTGGATCAACGCCAGTACTTAAAATATGCTCATCCACCAGTGCCCGAACCTTAGCGCCAATCTCATTCATATCTAACCCTTCATCGCGGTATTTATTTTTTGCGGCATGATGCACCTTACCTAAAAAGCGTGCATCCGCCATAAACGGCACCGCGGCGGTATCCGGTAAAATCACATTGAGTTGTTTGGCAAATTGCTTAAACGCCATATCAAACTGAGCGCGTTTGGCTTCATCTTTTAGTAACACCACATAATCATCCACATCGTCGCTGGTCATGCCTTTAAAGAAAGACATAACGCGAGTGTGTTTGGCTTTTAGCTTAGGTATTTCATCTTTCAGGCTTTGGTAAGTGCCTTCCACATCTTCACTGCTAAACAATTCCAAAGCTTGCGTTAGCTGAGTAGCGAGACCGTAATAATCCACCACATAACCGCATTCTTTGCCCTTATAGCTACGATTCACTCGAGCAATCGCCTGCATCAAGGTATGATCTTGTAATAAACGGTCGATATACATCACTTGCGCAATCGGAGCATCAAAGCCAGTTAAAAGCATGTCTTTCACAATCAAAAATGACGTGTTATCAAACTTCTTATCCGCTTCTTTAGTGTCTTTCGCATCAGTTCCAAAAGGCTTTTTGAAATTGGCAATCACCTGCTTTTGATGCGCTTTATCTGTGTATTTAGCAAGATAAGCTTCTTCATTATGCTTGCCTGAAATAATCACTTCCGATAAAGGCCCGTCCAAT
The sequence above is drawn from the Vibrio rumoiensis genome and encodes:
- a CDS encoding bifunctional 4-hydroxy-2-oxoglutarate aldolase/2-dehydro-3-deoxy-phosphogluconate aldolase — its product is MNWTISPASVFQSSPIVPVMVIDDLDDALPMAKALADGGISIFEITLRTPVALEAINLISTAMPDALVGAGTVLNSEQYDAAVNAGAQFTISPGYSESLLKHAKQHKVALIPGVATPSEVMTALEHGYDHLKFFPAEANGGAPALKAICAPLTQVKFCPTGGINPKNVRDYRAISNVMTVGGSWMLPADKIKAKDWQGITELVKEALAI
- a CDS encoding Sbal_3080 family lipoprotein — protein: MFKKAVVLSASLFLAACSAPKYTVNPIQENEQRKEITIVKDDATRAIFLDTMQEWCLDNAKRCTLVPDGSHPNPSELTLIYVSRWSWDLSTYISDSRINAYKDERKVGEVEFKAPDTINTDKWGDDRKRILMMLDLLFGKQTATEAHSKIESGEI
- a CDS encoding DUF2913 family protein, which codes for MTDSTFHKQLSDVLTNALLHLYLEVTKSQKFFTTQARNQIIIRYIKPLVKDRRYALVKKRLKTISLMKPAGESIEKRLLQIVDSYQSVVNPNDSEKLFRVLTHMEKGGIYSMLTESDDMDDQDILMVSEAKIAESFDADGLMLKPLTLFIKTEHPDVIERELSVLGFFSISASTTPEKTSMYEFTLSPLNT
- a CDS encoding M48 family metallopeptidase, yielding MNKPLINDKAAYAEQADLIEGQGYQVHIVRTSRRKTASMKVEDGVVSIVVPKSLARERIQSLVEAKHQWIIEKLAIYQVSQPASEKHYVSGEAFPYLGRNYRLKVLQGELRGAKLLNGRMTVTVPEPETQRHYVRKSLENWYLRQAQKKIREKVERYRSVVGVETGVIRIKEFKSRWGSCTPYGDLEFNWLIVMAPNRIVDYVVIHELCHLIHHDHSPSFWKEVERVMPDYREHKAWLKEHGHRLGF